One genomic window of Branchiostoma lanceolatum isolate klBraLanc5 chromosome 5, klBraLanc5.hap2, whole genome shotgun sequence includes the following:
- the LOC136435770 gene encoding mycocerosic acid synthase-like polyketide synthase: protein MAVPEEDSIAIVGLWCRFPHADSPDDFWKVLINGEDCMEEIPPDRWSQDAWYSSDKNMPGKIFVQRAGFVQGYKLFDPSLFGLRDEEASRMDPQQRFMLECSYKAFENAGITMEELHGSNTGVFVGLMNTEYLLDGDIDLTQMTSHAITGTASSLVAARVSYTFNLTGPALTVDTACSSGLYAVHLGCQAINTGDCSMAVCGGVSFILRPNMFVSLCRAGMASPEGRCKPFSAAADGYARGEGCGVVVLKKLSKALENNDHIWGVIHTGVNQDGRTTIPITAPSQSQQEKLLRNIFEHYRFDPHHIDYIEAHGTGTPVGDPVEANSLGNVIGKARKADDDPVLLGSVKGNIGHLESAAGLAGLIKVLLMMKHKKIVPNVHFDRPNPNIDFDCLRLYVPTEVLDWTLRGKDRRLACVNSFGFGGSNSHALVEHFPQYDDDSPDSTNKEQGKMHIVAVSARKRESLKLSVEDLITCLEQNPDTSIERLAYTSTVRRTHHNFRLAVSGGSVEDIKQSLENAVAGIEGAVRTRTIRRKSGRGDGSELDKRVIFVFSGQGTLWEGVCLDLMDKEPVFKKKLTEVDGLLRPYVEWSLLDKLSNKEEFHVPIVAQAIIFATQVALFALWQSWGITPDTILGHSVGEVAAAHCSGSLSLPEAVRVIYHRGRLQNEVTGGKMLVVGNLPVKKVIDMCSNVSGKVGLAAENSASSCTLSGDDDAVDELHAILRKTNENDLTGQLFLRELDVQAAYHSHRMEPIRKELESVLRCLCGQPPTVETYSTVTGKRATRTDFVTGEYWERNVRQPVMFRSAMSEALHPQKQNIVVEVGPKAALRSNIKQIASEVMLTYVASIKPNQEHPSILRSLCDLYQAGLMPTWDAFFVKGMYTPTDVPRYQFDRKSLWFETEKAVARRQGRDLGSGFTHPFLVHVSASPPLYKCSISKQRTPYLYDHVLDDTVVVPGAHYFELGLAACIEVITPRQPVSNCSTRVEFLTPVTVGAQGGTVDISIVLEHDEDLRQVHFEERTERALHARGTVTYGQEKQQTIGSLDVDDVQHRCNNTISHDDLYSKIETTGFYYGPTLSRLHECRYGDGPGGSEAFALIDVHDIVANEMHSCCIHPAIHDCLLQAHFLLGMDILQKAAGRRVSFLPVSIESAVVAKPPEQQMWVYVKQTRRTAGTMTSNGVIVGTDGQVILELRGLTVRFWKEGSSCSFEDMIYTTRWTGHPSDWKGKIGPELITKTCQLKCLVLEDECGIMDHIKPLVSSESVFIPLRDINGIDYVNDEQALQKMLRASNVNLADVDVVLHCCGVSLLDAQTTDTESLDARVQLACASLRQLIKMAIANGETVPLKIVTRNVQFSMWQEMPSSLLNDKSSVSLLDLAGTPLWGLVRCAIREAAYPSLQLVELSTGDHREAHTLLHELVAGELNSYTEIMFVQSSKYFLEIQSSTLHAETAIHRTNRGEIGCRLKIQTTDTMKPSKLHAVYEGNLEQKLAGADNSVIVNVQQFHVHPESLYPVTREAEDGMVVHWSAYNNQDWDLLGLDFVGTVTKAPEKCKLRVGDFVVGIYPAVASSVVSLPASVVHKLADLPVLRDRPCLSYFVLAWEILVNQLHIKPKQRVVVVDGQTESVMIKTKVIAAVASALRATCEIMTSTDGHTGTMEKAYDVGIVVGSRKLLRSQLAGVIASNGRVVYICGQMSDQERSGTKSLWIRSDVMIMEINTGAVFQEANLTVIMPKVFKWLSHSLPQHTRITMPVTNAHLLPSLLHKGEAENDGNAAGESLHVLRLDGPDLPVICTRQTLFRKDASYIIVGGLTGLGFLTVRFLAERGAGHIAIMSRSQPKQDVAAELKALEDTLGTKILCLQADVSSYDSVNCALVELQTSLPSIPLKGVFHSAVVISDGVLINQVHAQFQRGMGAKVSGTWNLHLATRHLNLDYFVGFSSVSSVLGNGGQTSYGAANAVLDGIVHLRRQLGLSGQVINWGALQLGLLERDTKVAKFLEQIGIHPIDKDSICKSLETCLVANPSQLSVVHLDRPKFRQFLQGLPDFKRLELVLGGPAESNPDDDALMTSVTVGNLSKMDKRAQQKSLGDFTRLVFAKLLSAEDETVHMYTSIVNLGMDSQLALNAQSIFKKQLNVDVPVVVLLSQESTVQSISDLVYNQLNEIMPESGPIAPPRRHRNRPTKFRSKRMISFNDRDGYQEILPTEDVLKSVGHLHKLFEKQVFRTPSHTAIITSNDIVSYSQLNQSVQHLATALVELKHGGRNAQVMNTGGFSAMSISAVSMTLIAAMRFKSTLKGTHENVGVCLSSSEEAPCVILAIWKAGYTFVPLCLREEAEQLQQFVRSCDLQVIVVDQETRSNLLTKLGFFSGHIVTVPLVQIGMDGNGCTTLPLLPARKAFVMRDIHSNKQGTVSGNHVGLLNRLTWMWDNLPVRANDVGCLASPITSIEALYEMFMSLLVGSPLLILPESTVNNPVKLLSALEKHRVTRVGGIRSEVWDDILQQVQSQSGHDLHLTHLLQPVPAADKSLSSRLQMVLPDTQLTVMLSSLHAYSAVLYTQDLQENHLNDDNIPSLALVHKTAAHILDEQGRCLGPNQVGELFISAPGLLNTDRVVTEQDGGAGTGDDVVGTGLQAWWREDGTIQLQGESQLTNKAPSDGLESVIQADYERCMMEMKRGASFIKKTAKNAEHKRFVRLHLDPSNPTHATISWGPSKQLQTGSLPVRGITGTHTVESTLVVSTARRTYYFKTTDVETLELWTDGLQHLQAMMLVDTAPELT, encoded by the exons ATGGCGGTTCCTGAGGAGGATTCCATCGCCATTGTTGGTCTGTGGTGCCGGTTTCCGCATGCCGACAGCCCGGACGACTTCTGGAAAGTCTTGATTAACGGGGAGGACTGTATGGAG GAGATCCCGCCTGACCGCTGGAGCCAGGACGCCTGGTACAGTTCAGACAAGAACATGCCCGGGAAAATATTCGTGCAGAGGGCGGGATTCGTCCAAGG ATACAAGCTGTTCGATCCTAGCCTGTTCGGATTGAGGGACGAGGAGGCATCACGGATGGACCCCCAGCAGCGCTTCATGTTGGAGTGTTCGTACAAGGCGTTTGAAAATGCCGGCATCACCATGGAAGAACTGCATGGCAGCAACACCGGTGTCTTTGTTG GCTTAATGAACACTGAGTATCTGCTGGATGGTGACATAGACCTGACACAAATGACGAGCCACGCGATCACCGGGACAGCCTCCTCTCTGGTGGCGGCACGGGTCTCCTACACCTTCAACCTGACCGGCCCGGCCCTCACCGTGGACACCGCCTGCTCGTCAGGACTGTACGCCGTGCATCTCGGGTGCCAAGCTATCAATACAG GAGACTGCTCCATGGCTGTCTGTGGGGGTGTGAGTTTCATCCTCCGGCCGAACATGTTCGTGTCTCTGTGCCGAGCGGGCATGGCTTCTCCCGAAGGACGGTGCAAACCCTTCTCGGCTGCGGCTGACGGCTACGCCCGCGGGGAGGGATGTGGGGTCGTTGTGCTGAAAAAGCTCAGCaag GCTCTAGAAAACAACGATCACATCTGGGGCGTTATTCACACGGGAGTGAACCAGGACGGCCGCACCACCATACCCATCACTGCCCCATCACAGTCACAGCAAGAGAAACTACTCCGCAACATCTTCGAGCACTACAGGTTCGACCCTCACCACATTGACTACATCGAAGCACACGGAACAGGCACACCGGTCGGGGATCCAGTGGAAGCCAACAGTCTAGGCAACGTCATAGGCAAGGCCAGAAAGGCTGACGACGACCCCGTGCTTCTAGGGTCTGTCAAGGGCAATATCGGCCACCTGGAGTCCGCCGCAGGGCTGGCCGGACTCATCAAGGTTTTGTTGATGATGAAGCACAAAAAGATCGTGCCCAACGTGCACTTCGACAGACCTAACCCAAACATCGACTTTGATTGTCTACGACTGTACGTACCAACAGAGGTACTGGATTGGACACTGCGGGGGAAGGACAGAAGATTAGCATGCGTAAACTCCTTTGGGTTTGGAGGATCGAATTCCCATGCCCTCGTCGAGCATTTCCCCCAATACGATGACGACTCTCCAGACAGCACTAACAAAGAACAAGGAAAGATGCACATTGTAGCCGTATCTGCAAGGAAAAGGGAATCTTTGAAGCTATCAGTGGAGGATCTGATCACATGCTTGGAGCAAAACCCTGACACATCTATTGAAAGGCTCGCCTACACATCAACAGTGAGGAGAACACACCACAATTTCAGGTTAGCGGTGTCAGGTGGCTCTGTTGAGGACATAAAGCAATCTTTAGAGAATGCTGTTGCCGGCATAGAGGGAGCAGTACGTACCAGGACAATCAGACGGAAGAGTGGTCGTGGGGATGGCTCCGAGCTTGACAAACGTGTTATTTTTGTCTTCAGCGGACAAGGAACGCTGTGGGAGGGCGTGTGTCTAGACCTGATGGACAAAGagcctgtattcaagaaaaagcTGACTGAAGTCGATGGCCTGCTTCGCCCATACGTTGAGTGGTCTCTACTTGACAAGTTGTCAAACAAAGAAGAGTTTCACGTCCCTATTGTAGCACAAGCCATTATTTTCGCCACACAGGTTGCGCTGTTCGCCCTTTGGCAGTCGTGGGGCATCACACCAGATACCATTCTCGGTCATTCAGTGGGCGAAGTGGCTGCAGCACATTGTTCAGGCTCCTTATCACTACCGGAGGCCGTACGTGTCATCTACCACAGGGGACGTTTGCAAAATGAGGTCACCGGCGGGAAGATGTTGGTTGTCGGAAATCTCCCAGTGAAGAAGGTGATTGACATGTGTAGTAATGTCTCAGGGAAAGTTGGCCTGGCTGCCGAAAACAGTGCCTCGTCCTGCACACTGTCGGGTGATGATGATGCAGTAGACGAGCTGCATGCAATTCTGAGAAAGACAAACGAAAACGACTTGACCGGCCAACTGTTTTTGAGAGAGCTGGATGTGCAAGCAGCCTACCATAGCCACCGAATGGAGCCCATCCGCAAGGAATTAGAATCGGTGCTGAGATGTCTATGTGGACAGCCGCCTACTGTAGAGACGTACTCAACTGTTACAGGGAAGAGAGCGACGAGGACGGACTTTGTGACCGGCGAATACTGGGAGAGAAACGTCAGACAGCCGGTGATGTTCAGAAGTGCAATGTCAGAAGCCCTACAtcctcaaaaacaaaacatcgtTGTGGAAGTCGGACCCAAAGCTGCTCTTAGGAGCAACATCAAGCAAATTGCATCTGAGGTGATGTTGACCTACGTGGCGTCCATCAAGCCGAACCAGGAGCACCCATCTATCCTGCGTAGTCTTTGCGATTTGTATCAAGCCGGCTTAATGCCGACCTGGGACGCTTTCTTCGTTAAAGGAATGTACACTCCAACAGACGTGCCGCGTTACCAGTTTGATCGAAAATCACTGTGGTTCGAAACAGAGAAAGCTGTAGCTCGGCGCCAAGGCCGTGACCTCGGCAGCGGCTTCACTCACCCgttcttagtacatgtatctgcaagtCCTCCGTTGTACAAGTGCTCCATAAGCAAGCAGAGGACCCCTTACTTGTATGATCATGTGTTGGACGACACTGTTGTTGTTCCCGGCGCCCACTACTTTGAACTAGGATTAGCAGCGTGCATAGAAGTCATAACACCCCGGCAACCAGTATCAAACTGTAGCACAAGGGTGGAGTTCCTTACGCCAGTTACCGTGGGTGCTCAGGGAGGAACGGTTGATATCAGTATAGTCCTCGAACACGACGAAGATTTACGACAAGTCCATTTCGAGGAGAGGACGGAGCGAGCGCTGCATGCGAGAGGCACAGTGACCTACGGTCAAGAGAAGCAACAGACCATCGGTAGTTTGGACGTGGATGATGTACAGCATCGCTGCAATAACACCATAAGCCACGATGACCTGTACAGCAAGATAGAAACAACAGGTTTCTACTACGGACCGACGCTCAGCCGACTGCATGAATGTCGTTACGGAGATGGACCTGGTGGGAGTGAGGCCTTTGCCCTCATCGATGTTCATGACATAGTGGCAAACGAGATGCACAGCTGCTGTATCCATCCTGCTATACATGACTGTTTGCTGCAGGCACACTTTCTACTAGGAATGGACATCTTACAAAAAGCAGCAGGTCGTCGAGTGAGCTTTCTCCCAGTTTCTATTGAAAGTGCTGTGGTCGCCAAACCGCCCGAACAACAGATGTGGGTATATGTCAAACAAACCAGAAGAACCGCTGGAACCATGACATCAAACGGGGTGATAGTTGGAACCGATGGGCAGGTTATACTTGAGCTAAGAGGATTGACCGTCAGGTTCTGGAAAGAAGGAAGCTCGTGTAGTTTTGAGGATATGATCTACACCACAAGATGGACAGGGCATCCATCTGACTGGAAGGGGAAGATCGGGCCTGAGCTGATCACCAAAACGTGCCAACTCAAGTGTCTCGTCCTTGAGGATGAGTGTGGAATCATGGATCATATCAAGCCGCTAGTCAGCTCGGAATCTGTCTTCATTCCTCTTCGGGACATCAATGGGATTGATTATGTGAATGACGAACAGGCACTACAAAAGATGCTTCGAGCTAGCAATGTCAATCTTGCAGACGTTGATGTTGTTCTTCACTGCTGTGGCGTTAGTCTATTAGATGCACAGACGACAGACACGGAGTCTCTGGATGCCCGTGTTCAACTGGCCTGCGCAAGTCTTAGGCAGCTTATCAAGATGGCTATAGCCAATGGAGAGACAGTTCCTCTGAAAATCGTTACGCGCAACGTCCAGTTCTCCATGTGGCAGGAGATGCCCTCGTCCCTCTTGAACGACAAGAGCTCCGTCAGTCTGTTAGACTTAGCCGGGACACCTTTATGGGGCCTTGTCCGTTGCGCCATCAGAGAGGCTGCCTACCCATCCTTACAGCTTGTTGAGTTGTCGACAGGAGATCATCGGGAAGCTCATACGCTTCTGCATGAACTAGTTGCTGGAGAGTTGAATAGTTACACCGAAATAATGTTTGTACAAAGTTCAAAATACTTCTTGGAGATCCAGTCCTCTACGTTGCATGCTGAAACAGCGATTCATCGCACCAATCGTGGCGAAATTGGGTGCAGACTGAAGATCCAAACAACCGACACAATGAAGCCCTCCAAACTCCACGCCGTATACGAAGGCAATCTTGAACAAAAGCTTGCTGGAGCTGACAACAGCGTTATTGTAAACGTCCAACAGTTCCATGTGCATCCGGAGAGCTTGTATCCAGTAACGCGAGAAGCGGAAGACGGAATGGTGGTGCACTGGTCAGCTTATAACAATCAGGACTGGGACCTACTTGGTTTGGACTTCGTAGGAACAGTGACCAAGGCACCCGAGAAGTGCAAACTTCGAGTCGGAGATTTTGTTGTTGGCATCTACCCCGCTGTGGCTTCATCGGTGGTGTCACTCCCCGCGTCAGTAGTTCACAAGCTGGCAGACCTGCCAGTTTTGCGTGACAGACCTTGTCTATCGTATTTTGTATTAGCATGGGAGATTTTGGTGAACCAACTACACATCAAGCCAAAGCAGCGGGTTGTTGTGGTAGATGGGCAAACGGAATCAGTCATGATCAAGACAAAAGTGATTGCAGCCGTGGCTAGTGCATTAAGGGCAACCTGCGAAATTATGACATCGACAGATGGACACACAGGAACAATGGAGAAAGCGTACGATGTTGGAATCGTCGTTGGAAGCCGAAAGCTGTTGAGATCTCAGCTAGCAGGTGTGATTGCTTCCAACGGACGCGTAGTGTACATTTGTGGGCAGATGTCAGATCAAGAACGCAGCGGAACGAAGTCCCTGTGGATCAGATCAGACGTAATGATCATGGAGATAAACACAGGTGCAGTGTTTCAAGAGGCAAACCTGACGGTCATCATGCCGAAAGTGTTCAAGTGGCTTTCTCACAGCCTGCCCCAGCACACCAGGATAACCATGCCAGTCACCAACGCGCACCTTCTTCCGTCCCTTTTGCACAAAGGGGAGGCCGAGAATGACGGAAATGCCGCCGGCGAGTCCCTGCATGTCTTGCGTCTTGATGGACCAGATCTCCCTGTTATCTGCACAAGGCAGACACTCTTCCGGAAAGATGCTTCCTACATTATTGTCGGTGGTCTCACCGGTTTGGGGTTCCTGACGGTCAGATTCCTTGCTGAGAGAGGTGCCGGCCACATAGCAATCATGTCCAGGAGTCAGCCCAAACAGGACGTCGCTGCAGAGCTCAAGGCGTTAGAAGACACGCTCGGAACAAAAATCTTATGTCTACAAGCCGATGTCTCGTCTTACGACAGCGTCAACTGCGCACTTGTCGAGCTCCAAACCTCACTTCCCAGCATTCCACTGAAGGGTGTTTTTCACAGTGCTGTCGTCATTAGTGACGGCGTTCTGATCAATCAGGTCCACGCTCAGTTCCAGAGGGGTATGGGTGCCAAAGTGTCAGGGACCTGGAACTTACATCTTGCCACACGACATCTCAATCTGGACTATTTTGTCGGCTTCTCTTCTGTTTCATCCGTTCTGGGTAATGGCGGACAAACAAGCTATGGGGCTGCAAACGCTGTCCTAGATGGCATTGTGCACCTGCGTCGCCAGCTGGGACTAAGCGGCCAGGTTATCAACTGGGGTGCTTTGCAGCTCGGCTTGTTGGAAAGAGACACAAAAGTTGCCAAGTTTCTGGAGCAGATTGGAATTCATCCAATTGACAAGGACAGTATCTGCAAGAGCTTAGAGACTTGCCTGGTCGCCAACCCTTCACAGCTTTCAGTGGTGCATCTTGATCGACCAAAGTTTAGACAGTTTTTACAGGGGCTCCCTGACTTCAAGAGGCTTGAATTGGTTCTAGGGGGACCTGCGGAGTCAAACCCAGACGACGACGCTCTGATGACAAGTGTTACTGTCGGCAACTTGAGTAAGATGGACAAACGAGCTCAACAAAAGTCACTCGGGGACTTCACACGTCTCGTCTTTGCCAAGCTTTTAAGCGCAGAGGACGAgactgtacacatgtacacatcaaTTGTCAATTTGGGAATGGACTCACAACTGGCACTCAACGCTCAAAGCATATTCAAGAAACAGCTTAATGTGGACGTACCAGTTGTCGTCTTGCTAAGTCAAGAGTCAACGGTTCAGTCGATCAGCGACTTAGTCTACAACCAGCTCAATGAGATAATGCCAGAAAGTGGCCCCATCGCGCCACCAAGACGACATAGAAACCGGCCTACGAAATTTCGATCAAAGCGGATGATATCATTTAACGATCGGGATGGATATCAGGAAATACTCCCAACGGAAGATGTCTTAAAGTCTGTTGGTCACCTCCATAAACTCTTTGAGAAGCAAGTCTTCAGGACGCCTTCACACACGGCTATCATTACAAGTAACGACATTGTCAGCTATAGTCAGCTGAATCAATCGGTGCAGCATCTGGCCACTGCACTTGTAGAATTGAAACATGGGGGTCGAAACGCACAAGTGATGAACACGGGTGGTTTTAGTGCAATGTCTATATCTGCTGTTTCGATGACCTTGATCGCAGCTATGCGGTTCAAGTCCACCCTGAAGGGCACTCACGAGAACGTTGGTGTCTGTCTGTCCTCTTCTGAAGAGGCACCCTGCGTCATCCTTGCAATCTGGAAAGCCGGCTACACTTTCGTTCCTCTTTGTCTTCGGGAGGAAGCAGAACAGCTACAGCAGTTTGTCCGAAGTTGTGACCTACAAGTCATCGTCGTGGATCAAGAAACAAGGTCCAATCTATTGACAAAGCTTGGATTCTTCAGCGGCCACATTGTCACTGTACCTTTGGTACAAATCGGTATGGACGGGAACGGGTGCACGACTTTGCCACTGCTGCCAGCACGGAAAGCATTTGTCATGAGAGACATTCACTCCAACAAGCAAGGCACTGTGTCCGGTAACCATGTCGGCTTGCTCAACCGTCTAACGTGGATGTGGGACAATCTACCTGTCCGAGCAAATGACGTAGGCTGTCTTGCATCACCAATCACGTCAATAGAAGCGTTGTACGAAATGTTCATGTCCCTTCTAGTCGGTTCTCCTCTGCTCATCCTTCCTGAGTCCACAGTCAATAACCCAGTGAAGTTACTGTCCGCCCTGGAGAAGCACCGAGTCACCCGGGTGGGAGGGATCCGCAGTGAGGTGTGGGATGACATCTTACAACAGGTGCAGTCTCAGTCTGGGCACGATCTTCACCTGACTCATCTTCTCCAGCCAGTACCGGCGGCTGATAAAAGCTTATCCTCTCGTCTACAAATGGTTCTACCTGACACCCAACTGACCGTGATGCTCAGTAGCCTCCATGCATACTCGGCTGTGTTGTACACACAAGACCTGCAAGAGAACCATCTAAACGACGACAATATTCCGAGTTTAGCTCTTGTTCACAAGACAGCAGCGCACATATTGGATGAGCAGGGGAGGTGCCTAGGACCCAACCAAGTAGGCGAACTGTTCATCTCGGCACCGGGACTGCTGAACACAGATAGAGTTGTGACGGAGCAGGATGGGGGGGCGGGGACTGGTGACGATGTGGTCGGCACAGGGCTGCAGGCGTGGTGGAGAGAGGACGGGACGATCCAACTGCAGGGGGAGTCACAGCTAACCAATAAGGCACCATCTGACGGACTGGAATCCGTCATTCAGGCAGACTACGAGCGGTGCATGATGGAAATGAAAAGAG GAGCGTCATTCATAAAGAAGACGGCGAAGAATGCTGAACACAAGCGGTTTGTGCGCCTGCATCTTGACCCCTCCAACCCAACACATGCCACCATTTCCTGGGGACCATCCAAGCAGCTGCAGACGGGATCACTGCCTGTTCGGGGAATAACCGGAACCCACACAG TGGAATCTACCTTAGTCGTGTCCACCGCCAGGAGAACGTACTACTTTAAGACTACTGATGTGGAGACATTAGAGCTGTGGACAGACGGGCTGCAGCATCTCCAAGCAATGATGCTGGTAGACACCGCACCTGAACTCACCTAA